Proteins found in one Labeo rohita strain BAU-BD-2019 chromosome 11, IGBB_LRoh.1.0, whole genome shotgun sequence genomic segment:
- the comtb gene encoding catechol O-methyltransferase B, with amino-acid sequence MLLVLLCWCVGATLLLYVLYSWLIPTAVQFSGSLALLWHDVIVERALDTLTKSTRPQRLLKAVQKHATRGDPQSVISAIDHFCRHSEWAMNVGDEKGCILDSVVSELNPEKVLELGTYCGYSTVRIARLLPPGARLITLEFNADYAAIARQVIAWAGLEDKVQLVEGASGDWIPRMKEHFGIETFDFVFLDHWKDRYLPDTKLMEDCGLLRKGTVLLADNVICPGVPDYLEYVRNSLSYKSCYFKSHLEYTKAEDGLEKSVFLG; translated from the exons ATGTTGCTGGTGTTGCTGTGCTGGTGTGTCGGGGCCACATTGCTTTTATACGTGTTGTACTCCTGGCTCATCCCCACCGCCGTGCAGTTCAGTGGCAGTCTGGCTTTACTCTGGCATGACGTCATCGTGGAGCGTGCTCTTGATACTCTGACCAAATCAACTCGACCACAG CGTCTATTGAAAGCAGTACAGAAGCATGCAACCCGAGGTGACCCTCAGAGTGTGATCTCAGCCATCGATCATTTCTGCCGACACAGTGAATGGGCTATGAACGTTGGAGATGAGAAAG GATGTATCCTGGACTCAGTGGTGAGTGAGTTGAACCCAGAGAAGGTCCTAGAGTTGGGCACATATTGTGGATACTCCACAGTGCGCATTGCTCGTCTCCTTCCTCCTGGAGCTCGTCTGATTACACTGGAGTTCAATGCAGACTATGCTGCGATTGCTCGACAAGTAATTGCCTGGGCAGGTCTTGAAGACAAA gTCCAGCTTGTAGAAGGTGCTTCTGGAGATTGGATCCCACGCATGAAGGAGCACTTTGGAATTGAAACATTTGATTTTGTGTTTCTGGACCACTGGAAGGACCGTTACCTTCCTGACACGAAATTAATGGAG GATTGTGGTCTACTAAGGAAAGGCACCGTTCTGCTTGCTGATAATGTGATCTGTCCCGGAGTCCCAGACTATCTTGAATATGTGCGCAATAGCCTTTCTTATAAAAGCTGCTATTTTAAATCCCATTTAGAGTACACCAAGGCAGAGGACGGCTTGGAGAAGTCTGTGTTTTTGGGCTAG